The Syngnathus typhle isolate RoL2023-S1 ecotype Sweden linkage group LG6, RoL_Styp_1.0, whole genome shotgun sequence genome has a window encoding:
- the kcne4 gene encoding potassium voltage-gated channel subfamily E member 4, translating into MEHLENSTQLSTHSPLHAQAGQSSGTAYLYILIVISFYGVFLCGIMLGYFHSKRKEKRRTNIFTRLVHEEEKREWGTLPKKHSLCFPGEAVTGVRSLNLALPFSGNHGNPFGHLRHEGGALPSPLACALCTEQSSVSSLCSSADTRVAIEEESDSGSGESPDETPKVTVENRREDSG; encoded by the coding sequence ATGGAGCACCTGGAGAACTCCACCCAGCTTTCCACACACAGTCCTCTTCACGCACAGGCGGGGCAAAGCAGCGGGACTGCCTACTTGTACATTTTAATCGTCATCTCTTTCTACGGAGTCTTCCTCTGTGGAATCATGCTGGGCTACTTTCACTCCAAAAGGAAGGAGAAGAGGAGGACCAACATCTTCACACGGCTCGTGCACGAGGAGGAGAAGCGGGAGTGGGGCACGCTCCCTAAGAAACACAGCCTCTGCTTCCCGGGGGAGGCTGTCACGGGAGTGCGCTCGTTGAACCTGGCTTTGCCCTTCTCTGGTAACCACGGCAACCCCTTTGGACATCTTCGCCATGAGGGCGGCGCACTGCCCTCTCCGCTCGCGTGCGCGCTCTGCACGGAGCAAAGCAGTGTCAGCTCTCTGTGCTCCTCTGCGGACACGCGCGTGGCCATCGAGGAGGAGTCGGACAGCGGCAGCGGGGAGAGTCCGGATGAGACCCCCAAGGTGACAGTGGAGAACAGACGGGAGGATTCCGGCTGA
- the acsl3a gene encoding long-chain-fatty-acid--CoA ligase 3a — MKQKEDLNPLLLFVFHLTVSIYSFFMFIPYYFFTLVSRPKEVQYGSEEERSNRVKAHSVLGRHEGPYRAVKATKGLVKSVYPGLDTLPKMFEFAAMRFPHGDCLGTREVISEENEEQSNGKQFKKVVLGKYHWLSYKETLAAATQFGCGLAALGQKPKHNIAIFCETRAEWMLAALACFMQNFTLATFYSTLGGPAIAHGLNETGITHIITSRELLETRLKAILIKVPKLRCIIVVDNTPTPSGAYPSGISVHNMADVLKLGDKAKTANCGQNQPKAADIAVIMYTSGSTGIPKGAMISHSNIVAATTGLAERIPNLGEKDTYIGYLPLAHVLELSAEFVCITHGCRIGYSSPQTLSDQSTKIKKGTKGDITILKPTIMAAVPEIMDRIYKNVMAKVEEMNFVQQTLFTLAYYYKLDQLSKGYSTPLCDTLVFRKVRALLGGRVRVLFSGGAPLSAATQRFMNVCFCCSVGQGYGLTETCGAGTVSEVWDYSSGRVGGPLVCCEIKLKDWVEGGYLHSDKPYPRGEIIIGGPNVTMGYFKNRGEQTDFFVDENDQRWFCTGDIGEFHEDGCLKIIDRKKDLVKLQAGEYVSLGKVEAILKNCFLVDNICAYAKSDQTYAIAFMVPNQKQLQALADQYGINGSWEELCNNKVMEELVLKIITEAALAAQLERFEIPRKIYLSPDVWTPEMGLVTDAFKLKRKELEKHYSNEIARMYDGK, encoded by the exons atgaaacaaaaagaagatcTGAATCCTTTGCTACTCTTTGTCTTCCACCTCACGGTGTCGATTTACTCCTTCTTCATGTTCATTCCCTACTACTTTTTTACGTTGGTCTCAAGACCTAAAGAGGTCCAATATGGATCCGAGGAGGAACGTTCAAATAGAGTTAAAGCTCATTCGGTGCTGGGACGACATGAAGGACCTTATCGAGCAGTGAAAGCTACCAAGGGACTGGTGAAATCGGTTTACCCGGGACTCGACACCCTGCCCAAGATGTTTGAATTTGCAGCCATGAGATTCCCCCACGGAGATTGTCTCGGTACAAGAGAGGTGATCAGTGAGGAAAATGAGGAGCAGAGCAACGGAAAGCAATTCAAGAAG GTTGTTCTTGGGAAGTACCACTGGCTGTCCTATAAGGAGACCCTCGCTGCAGCAACCCAGTTTGGCTGTGGCCTGGCAGCACTGGGGCAGAAACCTAAACACAACATTGCCATATTCTGTGAGACACGGGCTGAATGGATGCTTGCCGCCTTGGCCTGCTTCATGCAGAATTTCACAT TGGCTACTTTCTATTCAACACTGGGAGGTCCAGCCATTGCTCACGGACTGAATGAGACAGGAATCACGCACATCATCACCAGCAGAGAGCTCCTGGAGACCAGACTCAAG GCTATTCTAATTAAAGTTCCAAAGCTGCGGTGTATCATAGTAGTGGACAACACTCCGACCCCAtcgggagcctatcccagtggcATTAGCGTCCACAACATGGCCGATGTGTTGAAGCTGGGCGACAAAGCAAAAACTG caAATTGTGGGCAAAATCAGCCTAAAGCTGCTGACATTGCAGTCATCATGTACACAAGTGGATCCACAGGTATTCCCAAAGGTGCCATGATCTCCCATAGCAACATAGTGGCTGCCACCACTGGATTGGCTGAACGGATACCTAACCTGGG CGAGAAAGACACTTACATTGGCTACCTTCCCCTGGCTCATGTACTGGAGCTGAGTGCCGAGTTCGTGTGTATTACTCACGGTTGTAGGATTGGCTATTCTTCACCTCAGACACTGTCTGACCAG TCAACTAAGATCAAGAAAGGCACCAAAGGGGATATCACCATTCTGAAGCCCACCATAATGGCAGCTGTCCCT GAGATCATGGATCGCATTTATAAGAATGTGATGGCCAAGGTTGAGGAGATGAACTTTGTCCAGCAAACACTCTTCACTCTTGCCTACTACTACAAATTGGATCAGCTCAGCAAAGGTTACAGCACACCTCTGTGTGACAC ATTGGTCTTCAGAAAAGTTCGTGCACTTCTCGGAGGACGTGTACGAGTGTTATTTTCAGGTGGAGCCCCTCTGTCCGCTGCCACCCAACGCTTCATGAATGTGTGTTTCTGCTGCTCTGTGGGTCAGGGATACGGTCTGACAGAGACTTGTGGAGCTGGGACCGTTAGCGAGG TTTGGGATTACAGCTCTGGGCGAGTGGGAGGGCCGCTTGTGTGCTGTGAGATCAAACTCAAAGACTGGGTAGAGG GGGGCTACCTACACAGTGACAAGCCATACCCACGAGGAGAGATTATAATCGGTGGACCCAACGTAACAATGGGATACTTTAAGAATCGGGGGGAACAAACTGACTTCTTTGTGGATGAGAATGACCAGCGATGGTTCTGCACTGGAGACATTGGAGAGTTTCATGAAGACGGATGCCTCAAGATCATTG ATCGTAAAAAAGATCTTGTGAAGCTGCAGGCGGGAGAATATGTCTCCCTGGGAAAAGTGGAAGCCATATTGAAGAATTGCTTTCTGGTTGACAACATCTGTGCCTATGCCAAAAG TGATCAGACATACGCGATAGCCTTCATGGTCCCAAATCAGAAGCAGCTGCAAGCTCTGGCTGACCAATATGGCATCAACGGTTCATGGGAAGAGCTTTGTAACAACAAGGTGATGGAAGAGCTGGTGCTCAAGATCATCACAGAGGCCGCTCTAGCAG CCCAACTCGAGCGCTTTGAGATTCCTCGCAAGATCTACCTGAGCCCAGACGTGTGGACTCCTGAGATGGGACTAGTGACTGATGCGTTCAAGCTCAAGCGAAAGGAGCTGGAAAAACATTACTCGAACGAGATTGCAAGGATGTACGATGGGAAGTGA
- the farsb gene encoding phenylalanine--tRNA ligase beta subunit, protein MPTVGVKRDLLFKALGRTYTDEEFDELCFEFGLELDEITSEKEIISREQGDVKAAGASDVILYKIDVPANRYDLLCLEGLVRGLQVFKNKMEAPRYKRVSPISGKPQKLIITKETAAVRSYAVAAVLRNITFTQERYDSFIELQEKLHQNICRKRSLVAIGTHDLNTISGPFTYTAKPPGDISFKPLNQTKEYTATQLMSLYKTDSHLRHYLHIIEDMPVYPIIYDSNGIVLSMPPIINGDHSKITLKTKNVFVECTATDLTKAKIVLDMMVTMFSEYCSQPFTVEEVEVVNADGTTSIYPELAYRKEKLSSKFVNNKVGINESTEKIAQLLTRMCLRSQATGIADEIEVEIPPTRSDVIHACDIMEDAAMAFGFNNITCTTPRTYTIANQFPLNKLTELLRHDLAAAGFTEALNFALCSKEDIAEKLGKKITETRAVHISNPKTAEFQVARTTLLPGLLKTIAANKKMPLPLKLFEISDVVLKDDTKDVGARNSRHICAVYYNKSPGFEVIHGLLDRTMQLLAVKAARGGGYHIQAADDSTFFPGRCAEIFVHGKSVGHLGVLHPQVINNFELTMPCSAFEMDIEPLLGHTAETHLTHEVPLQEAIKHKFPAEVKARQGATSSKTVFGDLSTPKALKALNDFLVDKSYIEGYVASQADVAVFEAVVSTPSPTLCHLLRWYNHIKSFYRERADLPVVNKQFMLPETPPTSTNSDEDIDLFGSDNESDSTEAARLKEERLAEYAAKKSKKPTVIAKSSILLEVKPWDDETDMVKMEECVRSVSMDGLLWGQSKLVPVGYGIKKLQIGCVVEDDKVGTDQLEEAITAFEKYVQSVDVAAFNKI, encoded by the exons ATGCCAACTGTCGGTGTCAAAAGGGATCTTCTTTTTAAAGCGTTGGGAAGAACCTATA CTGATGAGGAGTTCGACGAACTGTGTTTTGAATTTGGACTGGAGCTAGATGAAATC ACCTCAGAAAAGGAGATAATTAGCCGTGAGCAGGGTGATGTCAAGGCAGCAGGAGCATCTGATGTCATTCTTTACAAGATCGATGTACCAGCAAACCGCTATGACCTTCTATGTTTGGAAGGTTTGGTTCGTGGGCTGCAGGTCTTCAAGAACAA gatGGAGGCTCCTCGGTACAAACGTGTCAGCCCTATCAGTGGCAAGCCTCAGAAGCTCATTATCACCAAGGAG ACAGCAGCAGTGCGTTCCTATGCTGTGGCAGCAGTTTTGAGGAACATCACATTCACGCAGGAGCGCTATGATAGTTTCATTGAGCTGCAGGAGAAACTCCATCAGAACATCTGCAG AAAGAGGAGCCTTGTGGCGATTGGGACTCATGacctgaacaccatctcaggtCCGTTCACATACACAGCTAAACCACCTGGAGACATCAGCTTCAAGCCCCTCAATCAGACCAAAGAATACACTGCCACTCAACTCATGAGCCTTTACAAG ACTGACAGCCACTTGAGACACTACCTTCATATAATTGAAGACATGCCCGTGTACCCAATCATTTATGACAGCAATGGTATTGTCTTGTCGATGCCTCCCATCATCAATG GGGATCATTCCAAAATTACCTTAAAGACAAAGAATGTCTTTGTGGAGTGCACAGCCACGGACCTAACCAAG GCAAAGATTGTGTTGGACATGATGGTGACCATGTTCAGCGAGTATTGCTCTCAGCCTTTTAC TGTTGAAGAGGTTGAAGTGGTGAACGCTGATGGCACGACCAGCATATATCCA GAACTGGCTTATAGGAAGGAGAAGCTCTCCTCCAAATTTGTCAATAATAAAGTTGGCATCAA TGAGTCAACGGAGAAGATCGCCCAGCTGCTAACTCGGATGTGCCTACGCTCTCAGGCAACTGGTATCGCTGATGAAATAGAAGTTGAGATCCCACCCACTCGCTCAGATGTCATCCATGCCTGTGATATCATGGAAGATGCAGCGATGGCTTTTGGCTTCAACAACATCACCTGCACAACACCACGGACTTACACCATAGCCAACCAG TTTCCACTGAATAAACTGACAGAGCTGTTAAGACACGACCTTGCAGCTGCTGGTTTCACAGAAGCCCTCAACTTTGCTTTG TGCTCCAAAGAAGATATTGCGGAGAAGCTAGGTAAGAAGATCACAGAGACCAGGGCAGTTCACATCTCTAATCCCAAAACTGCAGAATTCCAG GTGGCGCGTACCACCCTGCTGCCAGGCCTGTTGAAAACAATTGCAGCCAACAAGAAGATGCCTCTGCCCCTCAAGCTGTTTGAGATATCTGACGTGGTGCTGAAGGATGACACCAAAG ATGTTGGGGCAAGGAACAGCCGACATATTTGTGCTGTGTACTACAACAAGAGTCCAGGCTTCGAAGTAATCCACGGCCTGCTGGACCGTACCATGCAACTGCTGGCGGTGAAAGCTGCCAGGGGAggcggctaccacatccaagctGCAGATG ATTCCACTTTTTTCCCCGGGCGCTGTGCAGAGATCTTTGTCCACGGGAAAAGCGTTGGACATCTCGGGGTCCTCCACCCACAAGTCATTAACAACTTTGAGCTGACCATGCCCTGCTCTGCCTTTGAGATGGACATCGAGCCTTTGCT TGGCCACACGGCTGAAACACACCTCACGCATGAGGTTCCCCTGCAAGAAGCGATCAAACACAAGTTCCCCGCTGAAGTAAAAGCCCGTCAAGGTGCCACCTCCTCCAAAACTGTTTTTGGAGACTTAAGCACACCCAAGGCTCTCAAAGCCCTCAATGATTTCCTGGTGGACAAAAGCTACATTGAAGGCTATGTAGCATCTCAAGCTGACGTGGCCGTCTTTGAAGCCGTCGTCTCTACTCCCTCACCGACATTGTGTCATCTCCTGCGCTGGTACAACCACATCAAATCCTTCTATAGGGAAAGAGCTGACCTCCCTGTCGTCAATAAGCAGTTTATGCTGCCTGAGACTCCTCCCACATCTACCAACAGCGACGAAGACATCGACCTCTTCGGCTCAGACAATGAAAGTGACAGCACGGAGGCAGCAAGATTGAAAGAGGAGCGGCTCGCAGAGTACGCAGCCAAGAAATCCAAGAAACCAACAGTCATCGCCAAATCCTCCATCCTTCTTGAAGTCAAACCCTGGGATGATGAGACAGACATGGTCAAGATGGAGGAGTGCGTCCGCAGTGTCAGCATGGACGGGCTGTTGTGGGGGCAGTCCAAGCTGGTCCCGGTGGGTTATGGAATCAAGAAGCTTCAAATAGGATGTGTGGTGGAGGATGATAAAGTGGGCACGGATCAGCTGGAGGAAGCAATCACTGCATTCGAGAAATATGTTCAGTCTGTGGATGTGGCTGCCTTTAACAAGATCTGA